In the genome of Lactuca sativa cultivar Salinas chromosome 3, Lsat_Salinas_v11, whole genome shotgun sequence, the window AATAGAGACCGATGATAATTTATCACAGTGTCTTGTAGAGGCTTCCTTATTTCAATTTCCCAGCGCACTTAGAAGGTTATTTACGACGATGCTGATTTTTTGTGAACCAAGAAATGTTTGCAAGTTATGGGACGACCACTATGATTCTCTTTCTGAAGATTATAGGAAATAATATGGATGTGCCGAACGAGTGAAAAATATGGTCCTCATCGACATTAGAGTCTTCCTAGAATCTATGAGTAAAAAGCTTAGTGATTATGACCTTCCAAATGTCAGTGCACACATCGATTTACAATCAAGAGGCCATCGTGAGGTGCAAGAAGAATACTCTATAAATGTGGAATATGAAGACTTACATGCGCGAGACTCTCTCAATCCAGACCAGAAGTTTGCATATGATGAGATAATGAGGCATGTGGATCAAAATATTTCGGGTGTGTTCTTCATAGATGGTCCCGGTGGAACTGGAAAGACATTTTTGTACAAAGCTTTGTTGGCCAATATTCGTGCCCGTGGTCTTATTGCACTTGCAACTGCCACGTCAGGTGTTACGGCTAACAACATGCCAGGAGGGAGAACAGATCATTCACGATTTGGAATTCCCCTCAATCTTGATAATAACTCGATGTGCAAGATCACTAAACAAAGCGGGAAGGCTCAGATACTTCGCAAGGCAAAGGTAATCATATGGGACGAAGTAGCAATGGCTAAGAGGCAGGCAGTAGAAGCAGTTGATCGGACAATGCAAGACATCACATATGAGAAGCTCCCTTTCAGTGGAAAGATAATGGTTATGGGAGGTGACTTTAGACAAGTGTTTCCGGTC includes:
- the LOC111896241 gene encoding uncharacterized protein LOC111896241; translated protein: MSKKLSDYDLPNVSAHIDLQSRGHREVQEEYSINVEYEDLHARDSLNPDQKFAYDEIMRHVDQNISGVFFIDGPGGTGKTFLYKALLANIRARGLIALATATSGVTANNMPGGRTDHSRFGIPLNLDNNSMCKITKQSGKAQILRKAKVIIWDEVAMAKRQAVEAVDRTMQDITYEKLPFSGKIMVMGGDFRQVFPVVRRGTRAQIVDSSL